A single Tachypleus tridentatus isolate NWPU-2018 chromosome 9, ASM421037v1, whole genome shotgun sequence DNA region contains:
- the LOC143225891 gene encoding uncharacterized protein LOC143225891 isoform X2 — MSNYSDLGRSTARSQPLTTMRAQVERMDDTKKASRKAKILIAFGLILPIVAGVIGVVAWAVNAGTVLGTNKINMPFKSTQVNNKLVGIGQRPFLENRMDSRFGPNPTLIKRPDKLTSLDLESDRVKTAINDFSNSIPEQEAFSSSIGQSKGKKDDVFFVQHMNNGKRKMTQLQNRLL; from the exons GAAGATCGACTGCTCGCAGTCAGCCGCTAACCACAATGAGAGCTCAAGTGGAACGAATGGACGATACCAAAAAAGCAAGTAGGAAGGCAAAAATTCTCATCGCATTTGGGTTGATTCTTCCGATAGTTGCTGGAGTTATAG GTGTTGTAGCATGGGCAGTAAATGCTGGAACTGTTTTAGGAACAAACAAGATCAACATGCCCTTTAAGTCTACTCAG GTCAATAACAAGCTTGTTGGAATCGGACAGAGGCCGTTTTTGGAGAATAGAATGGACAGTAGATTCGGTCCAAACCCAACTCTGATCAAACGGCCAGATAAGTTAACCTCACTTGATCTAGAAAGTGATCGAGTGAAAACTGCGATAAATGATTTTTCCAACAGTATTCCTGAGCAAGAGGCCTTCTCTAGTAGTATTGGTCAGTCAAAAGGGAAGAAAGATGACGTGTTCTTTGTACAACACATGAATAATGGTAAAAGAAAGATGACTCAACTACAGAATCGACTTCTATAG